Proteins encoded together in one Coffea arabica cultivar ET-39 chromosome 2c, Coffea Arabica ET-39 HiFi, whole genome shotgun sequence window:
- the LOC113727123 gene encoding ferritin-like catalase Nec2 gives MALLLSYKPQTVVFMILMVSCTASTASFSPQPCKPTFPQKSLPLYEKDIELLQFPVNLEFLEAEFFLWGALGHGLDVVEPELPKGGPPPIGAQKANLDLLTKNIITEFAYQEVGHLRALRDTVGLFPRPQLDLRAENFAKLFDEAFGYKLDPPFNPYSNSLNYMLASYVIPYVGLVGYVGTNPLLQGYRAKRLLAGLLGVESGQDAVIRMYLYERAKEVVYPYNQTVAEFTIRISKLRNKLGKDGIKDEGIFVPLKLGAEGRTSSNVLSANSYSISYERGPEEILRIVYGTGNEHVPGGFYPKGGNGKIAREFLKKY, from the exons ATGGCTCTTCTTTTATCATATAAGCCTCAAACAGTCGTGTtcatgatcttgatggtgtctTGCACAGCATCCACAGCATCATTTTCCCCTCAACCTTGCAAGCCAACTTTTCCCCAAAAATCACTTCCACTATACGAGAAAGACATTGAACTGTTGCAGTTTCCAGTGAATCTAGAGTTCTTGGAAGCAGAATTTTTCTTGTGGGGTGCCTTAGGCCATGGGCTCGACGTGGTTGAGCCTGAATTGCCCAAGGGAGGCCCTCCTCCCATCGGTGCCCAAAAAGCCAATCTCGATCTTCTTACAAAGAACATTATCACTGAATTTGCCTATCAAGAAGTTGGCCATCTCAG GGCGCTTAGAGATACGGTAggtttgttcccaaggccacagCTGGACCTCCGTGCTGAAAACTTTGCAAAGCTCTTTGATGAAGCATTTGGGTACAAACTCGACCCTCCCTTCAACCCCTACAGCAACAGCCTCAACTACATGTTGGCTTCTTATGTAATTCCCTATGTAGGCCTAGTAGGCTATGTTGGCACAAATCCCTTACTCCAAGGCTATCGAGCCAAGCGT CTTTTGGCGGGACTACTAGGAGTTGAATCAGGCCAAGATGCAGTAATCAGAATGTATCTCTATGAACGAGCTAAAGAAGTGGTATATCCTTACAATCAAACAGTTGCTGAATTTACTATTCGCATTTCAAAGCTGAGAAACAAGTTGGGCAAGGATGGCATCAAGGACGAAGGGATCTTTGTCCCACTGAAGCTAGGCGCCGAAGGACGGACTTCAAGCAACGTTTTATCTGCCAATTCCTACTCTATCTCATATGAGAGGGGTCCAGAGGAGATACTGAGGATTGTTTATGGCACTGGTAATGAGCATGTTCCAGGAGGATTCTATCCTAAGGGAGGCAATGGAAAGATTGCCAGAGAATTCCTCAAGAAAtactga